TACAGTACTGCTTGATGTATCTCCAAATCGCTTGGAATGGTGGTTAAGAACTCGTTCATCTCATCAGTGACTTTCCGGGATAGAATAGCAGACAATGCAGAGAAGTCATTCTCGCGTGTGGTGGTGAAGATCTCCTGAAAGTACTCAGCAATGACACAGTCGCAATCTGTGCCTCATCATGAACTTCATTACCATGTTTATTCTCTATAACAGAGAAAGAGTTGATCAGTCTTCGCTGTCTAGTTATAGCGTGGAAAAACCAGTATTTCGATCACCCTCTTTGAGCCACTGAATTCTGCTACGTTGCAACCAGAATTGTTCCTCTTCTTTGTAGGCTGAACTTAGGGTAGTAGTCAGTGTATCAATAAGATGGGGATCGGGGACAGCAGAGGACAGAGCAGTTTCGAGTTCCTTTTGCGCCTTTGCTATAATGACATTACTCTTCTCATTCTGTTCTTTAGCCCATTTGATGATACTCCTCCTGCAGGAGTTCAGCTTATCGATAACAGAAGTGAGGGGAGATGGTTCAATGCTTCTTCTACAACTCCTTCGATCTCTGAACACCCCGCGTCTCTTCGGCAATCTCTTACCAAAGTAGGTGATAAGATGCCGATGGTCAAACCCCTCAAACCTCAAGTAACTACTGCGCCCTATAGGGAAGAGTTCACTCCAAGAGCAGTTGACGAGTGAGCGATCAAGTCGAGAGCGGATGAAGTGAGAATATCTGTTGCCTCTCCATGACAACTTATTACCCGAGTGTTTTAAATCCCACAGTCCGTTTTGGGAGACAAAAGACCTGAATGCTGTAAAGAACCTTCCCAACGTAAGGGGCCTCCAACCTTTTCGGAATTGTCAAGAATCTCATTGAAATCACCAGATAAAAGCCACGGGGAATCCCTACCCAATCCAACTTGTGAGAGCTTTGTCCAGAAAGCAGAGCGATTCTCCACCGCCGGAGCTCTGTAAATAAAGGAAACGAACGAGGAGGCTCCCTTGAACGTAACCTCAGTATCGATCAGATTGGTTACAGATTCCAGTACTTTCAGATCAACTGAATCCTTTCATAAAAGAGCCAAACCACCACTAAGACCAGTGGGTGGGATGGAGAAGTAGTGAGAGTAATGGAAATCCTTTGTCTTCTCTTTGATAAAGTCATCATCATTCTTGGTTTCCATGAGAAACATTATGTCCGGGGATTTTGTACGATACAGTTCCCGTAGACGACGAATTGTAAAGGGGTTTCCCAGCCCTTGACAATTCCAACTCATAATCACTAAGGAAGAGCAGGTGGAGGGGGCCGAAAATCCGAGCCACCTCTCTTAGAGGAGTTACGAGAAGAATCGCTACTACCTGCCTTATTACAAAGTAAAGAGTTATTATCAACACACTGCTTTTTGCGcgggggggagggggggggggttCATTGCCCTTGTGACCATGGTTGTCTTGAGTTTAATGCCTGGCAAAACGGCCTTGTTGTTCCTCCTGGCAGGGGTTTTGGGCGTAGTCTTGGTAACTTTCCTTTTGCCTGCTGCTTTTGAGGTAGGAGGTTTAGCAGTGTTGACCAGAACATTACTTGGTCCAGCTTCATTTGCATCGCTCAAGCGAAGAACAGCTGGAATGCGGGTCTGCTGCGAGGAGCCTATGTTAAAAGCCGGGCTAAAGTGTTGCTGATTCTCCACACCATCATACTGAATGTCCACCTTCAGGAGCCTATCAGAATTTAAACTCGATCCAGGCCGTGGGGAGATATGAGCGCGCAGGTCCATTTCTCCAACTCGTTGTAAAGCAGAGCGCCTTTCAGCAGAATTAGCAGCAGAAGACCTTCCAGAGGACCCTTTCTCAGTTGGGTATTGAAGTCTTTCACGTAAGTTGCGAGGAGAGGGAGTGTGAGAGAGTAGAGACTCAGTGGATCGGATAACATTCGATCTAATGATCTAGGGACGGGGAGAGACATCAACTTGGATATCCTGCTGTCTAATAACCACCCCGCTTGATAGCACTCTGGAGTTAGTTTCACCCGAAGAGCGAATGTTTTTAGCCTCTAGAGTTCGACGTTGATTAGAGTCTCTGTCTCCATCCCTTCTATGATTCAATGCAGCAGCATCCCTATGAGGTAGGGGAAGGTCTCTATGATCAGATTATTGACGTCGGTAGTATTGATCCTCATAGCGAGCAGAGTGGAATCTATCTTCAGGGGCTGGGCGTTTGTAGCCTCTTCGATCATCATGTCTTCTTTTATCAGCTTCAATGCGTTGGAGAGCCAGCCGTTGAGTGATACCCAACTTCCTATCCTAAGAGGCGGCGCATTTCTATCCCGGATAGGACAGTTAATTTCTTCATGGAGAAGAGAGAAGCATGTGAAGCAATGCTTCTCTATTTTGATGTATTCAAACTCCACAGAAATGATTTCCTCTGACGGTAGCTGAATTTCCATATCCATCATCAGCGGGTGGAGACCATCAACTTCCACCCTGACTTTTGCTTCTTCAAGAACTTTTCCAGACATAGGACCGATATCCTCTCCTATGGTAGTGATAGTCTGCTCATTCCAAAAGTGGAGAGGAATGTCATGAATTCTTACCCAAAAGGTGATCTTAGAAGTGAAGCTTTCTGAGATAATAGGCTCCCATTTCTGGAGGATAAGCATCCATCTTTTGTAGTGATTGGGACCTTTACTAAGAACTCGTTCCAGATCTTCCTCAGATAAGAAGCGCATTTGAAATTTTTCTGGGCCAAGTTCTCTTCCTTCCACTCTACCCTCTAAGTTCCAGATCTGGGGGAAGAAATCAACTACAGCACGAATTCTCTGAAGGATAGGGTTTGTAACTCGGCCAATAAGAGTCAGCTTATTAGCTGCAATAAGCTCATTATTATTGCTAGCTGGAATGCGGAGGGGAGGACGCTTCGCCAGCACCGGAGCTGCGGTCCATTTGCCTTTTTCTGACCTTGAGAAGCGGTGAGCCATATCTTATCGTAACAGTGTGAGGACAGAGAGATGAGCAGGATGAAAAAAACTTCCGGAGATAGGTTATAACAACCAAAATTCAAAGGTTATTACTACGGAGTTATATCGCACTCTGTTGTAATAAATTCTAAGCAGGAGACCAAAGAGAGGTAGTTGATAGTTAGATGGAGCAGTAATGGCACTGAAGAGGTAGGTACAGGTTTGTTAGATCCGTTGAGATAGATCGGAACTGAAGATAGACCGGTCGAGGTGTTGGAATACGTCTCCAGAGGAAGCCATTCTACGGCGAAGGATGGCAGAAAACCGGCAGCGGCGGTCCCTCCGACCCGGGTCGGGGAAGAACCCGGCGGGTTAAAACGCAGAACTGAGAACGGATCGGAGGATAAACCCGCGAAGGGTATAAATTCAAACAGCACAGAGGATGAGCAGACTGGTTTTAGCCAAAAAGGGTAAAAACAGGGTGGTAAAAGTAAACCGTGGGTGGTGAAACTATTGGGTAATAACCAGTTTCGAGTTTAGTGCCTGAGAGAGTTTACTTTTTCTCTCATCTCTTTCTTtcactgttttttttaacaaattacaCAGATATGGATCTATTGCTTAAGACCTATTTGAATATCCAAAGAGTATGTAGATTCAGTCCTTGGGCTAAGCCAATGAAGCCCATGCTTCCAGACGCTAATTTTAAGAACAATTTCCGGCCACTTTTTCACAAAATACTGCCTTAGCCTAGTGGTTTAAATGCAGTAATTAAGCTACATTTGGGCAATTCGGGTTCGAAACTTTGCTAGGTcatattttcttctcttttttgttttgataagtggccacattcttttttttgcttctaACCTTCTTAAACCTAGGACCGGCTCTGAGAGTATGGTCCCTCAGTGTCCATAGGCTGCGCCTTCCCTTACGCCTTCGTTCGGTGATTAGTCTGAATTATTCCATAGATCCGGGATATCCcatgttaattttataaaactatactACACTAATTTGATCGATTACTGATCATGAACAACGGGATTTTTACTAGAGAAAGAAGAATGTtcttttaatgtattttaaagaTTAATCATTACATGTATGCATGAGTTCACATAGAGGTCTTCGATTCAACGAGGACTTAACTCGCTGACTGATAACTTGTTCAATGACAGAGTACCAACTTCACCTTTGGCTTGATTCATTGCATCGGTTTTATGCAACTCAGTCGTGGTGAAAGCAGCAATGGTAGGTAAAGGAATCACGATAGTGTCACTACCAAGCCATTGAATAACCAAACTCATGGTTGGTCTCTTTGTAACATTCTCTTGAACGCACAGCAAACCAATGTGGATGAATCTAAGGATTTCATTTGTCGGGGTCCTACTCAAAACAGGATCAATGATACTCGCAGCCTCGCCGGCAACCCAACACTTCCAAGCCTATACATATACTTAGTAATCAATAAACTTTTTCAAGACTCATTTGTGTTTTCAAATAAGAAAAGGAGTGATAGTTATTTCTTACATATGCGGGTAGCCCCAAGGATTCAAAGTAGTTCTTATTACTTTGACCGGTTATCATCTCCAAAAGCACAACCCCAAAACTGTAAACGTCTGTTTTGGCTGAAAATCTTCCGTTCTTAACGTACTCAGGAGCCATATAGCCCCTGCAATCATACAACTGTAACATGAGGGTGATCTAATGCAACAATCTGTGAAATAAAGTGACATTAATGATAATCCTAATATCAAGAATCtctaaatttgtatttttaaatgaCATATCATCCATGAGTATCTATGTAAGAAATAGAGCATCCAAGTCTAATACAAATCATACTTATTGACTTAAGAAAATTGATCAAATCCTGATTTTGTGTTTAGTCTAATTTGTGAAATCTTTTTCAAGTTcttgttttaatatgttttcctTATtgtttatactccctctgtttcgtttttatgttttctaGGTTTTTCacgcatattaaaaaaattattaaatttattatcttaTCTTTAggtaatacattattttatttaattattttaattaataacataagagaatcaaaattaaaagtagaaaactttaaaacaaatgtattgaaaacataaaacatatatcttttaaatggaaaacaaaatctaaaaagatacttaatatgaaacggataATACTCCCTATTTTCTGCTTTAgaacttttcaaaattttaggaAATTAGCACAATGACTATTACAGTAGAACCTCCATAAATTAatacttgataaattaataatctttataaattaataaatttttccGGTCCCGAAATTGGACCGGTTCAAAATAtgacacaaatcgataaaataataagataatattttaaaaaaaattctatgtaaatatatggtttcgttaaaattataaattaataatatatctatatatacatttctgataaatacaaactaaacattatattgtcggttttatattcacaatgaaaatacCTATATTTTActtaacatttaaatatattttgataatatttagtaaaattatataagaaaCCATATATAAgtcatattaaatataaaatataaaccaagtaatataataaaaatatgaaattcaaAATTTCTAATACTTGTATATAcggtaaaatcaaatatatttttattttataaataaaaaatagaaaaattgaagaaaatcaaaaaaataattttttggtaaattaatatctctataaattaataaaattttaaattccaacattattaatttataaatgttctactgtatatataactttttaaaattaattcacTCCATACCATGAGTATAACAGCTCGATAAGAGGGTAAGAGAAGTCactttttgtcatttttacctttttttttttggaaacgacagatatatcaaaacaaaaaaaatttcctaAAATGTCATTTACAGTAAAAACTCTACAAATTAATACTAGAGAAAATAATAAACActataactaataatttttcCGGTTCTAAATTGGACCGGCGTAAAACTATGACACTAtccgataaaataataagataataatatttttaaaaactcttaGATATATATGgtcttattaaaatcataaattaataattaccatacataaaaattttatataaacatatacaacttttttatttatatttcttcaaaatgaatttcatctctaattttaattttagttttgttgaATTACATATAAAagtgaatttttattatataatatgtattcatcatactataataaaaatagttataacTTTAATCTATAAActctaaacaatatataatatcatgaaataaatattcttttctttttctacactaaaaagaattattagaaaataaaagtctaaaaaaggaaattctCTTGAATcataactctataaattaataaattatctttttctaCACTAAAAAGATTTGCCACATGTCGTCTTTAcaattttgtttacaaaaaatgatgacatgtttactaagattgatgacatggcttatagttaaatatgacatgaataattacatttattgttaatatatattttttggtaaactttataaaatatgacaataattcatacattacatttaatgttgatttatatttttgataaacttcttaaaatatgataataacttataaatcatcactaaaataaatatattcaaatatgcaGCATaaatttcgaatttttttatttaattttactttaattatacaattttattactaaaattttcaaacttttctacatctttttttaaaaacaataaatttttaatcgtaatatcattagtttcttttagatatctacaatttttagaaatattgtttagttttaatttttaataactatacaatttttataagaatatttttagtaattttatacaagtttatttaatatatttatccaaaataaatagataaaaaaatttatctaacattcgaattttaaatatatacatatatattcttaaattaattgaaaataaaaaaaattatcttttcttaattttatgcttaattaaatcaaatttatattaaatattggtcaaataataatatgatgtataatattaataaattttattttaaatataattcaaatttttaaaaaattatcactGCATATGGTTAAGGTGCAGGAAAACAACGGGtagtttatatgattgatttcaatcgactttattttgtaatttttcaaTCAAAATTGTCGGTGGTTCTATACTTACAAGGTTCCAACGCGCCTCCTTGTCACTCCTTTAGTCTGGTCCATGTTAAATAACCTCGCCATCCCAAAGTCTGAAACTTTAGGGTTCATCTCAGCATCTAAAAGAATGTTGCTCGCCTTCAAGTCTCGGTGTATAATCCTTAGCTGAGAATCTTCGTGTAGATAAAGAAGACCTCGAGCAACTCCTTCAATGATTCTGTACCTCACATTCCATGTTAGTAGCACACGCTTCTCTTCATCTGCATATTTCAAAAGAAGCATCAATACTAAAACCTTATAATTCCAAAAATGCAACATCTCTTGGCGAAAAAGGCTCACCGAATATGAAGTGATCAAGACTTGAATTAGACACATGCTCGTAGATAAGaatatcttcttctccttcactaCAAAAACCTAGAAGCTTAACTAGATTCCTATGTTGGAGTCTTGTCAAGAGTAAGACCTCATTCCTGAACTCAACCTCTCCTTGCTCTGAGCCTCTTGTTAATCTCTTTACGGCTATTTCTTGCCCGCTGGGTAATATCCCCTATAAAACAAATCTCATGCTATAGATATCTTTGACTCATCTAGTCATTTTTAGagtatttatataattttatttacctTGTAGACAGATCCAAATCCACCTTGCCCAATCTTATTTTCAGGGGAGAAGTCACCAGTTGCGAGTAGAACCATGCTTAGATCGAACCGCAGCATAAACTGACTATCGGAAATACAGTCCTCCTCTGCACAGACTAATAAAAAGAAACCTATGAGAAAGGATACATCATAAAATCCCTCGTAGATCAGTTGGTTAGAGCACCACTTAGGAAGTGGGAGCTTTGAGTTAAACTCTCAACCAAAGCAGTCATTTTccaatttatatcataaaaccTGACTGAAAATAAAGAGAGCCTACCACTGGTTTCGTCTTTAGATTTTTTCAACTGACGATAAGCTCTGATCAGACCAAGAAGCACAAAAAGATGAAGGACGCTAGGAACCACAACTATCGCAATAATTTTTCCTGCACAAATTTGCTCTTCTTTAATGTATGTGAATCTCAAATAATTATATAGGCGGCAATGAACCtaactcatattttttttcaaaccttTCAAGCTAGTAACAGATATTGCTTGTGCTTCAGGAATAAAAGGTCTAGGAGGGGCAGGAACTCTTGTTATATTATCGAAAGCACCATAAAAGGGGTAAAGATCCCACCTGAAAAGACAGCTCGGTCGACAAATTGTACCTCCTTGTTTTCCCCAAAACATATCTCTAAAATACTTAACGCACTCTTCCAAACATCTCTTACACTCGCCTGAAGTTATGTCCGGTGTGCATTGCATCATCATGAAGACATTTCGAAACTCCACAAACTCTGCATTAACTACTCCATAATACTTGAGAACTGATGCAGAAGTGTTGACGGTTGCAGCCTCGAGTGTTCGGTTAACGGTTTCTTCCCATTCTTGGCGGAAGAGGGTCATGTTCTTGGTGGATGAGTCGATATCGAGGGGACTTATGTCACGCGTAGCTGGTCCAAGATCGAGTTTCCCAAAAGTTGAATAATTTGTGGTACGTACAAGACAAGATACCTGGTCTGCATCATCATTGTCCCAATCGAACGATTCCATGCGATCAGAACAACTTGTTTTTATCACTCGAATGGCTTTTTCTACGCAGTTGATACAAGCTTGCCGCTCGTATCCTCTTCTGCAGAGGGCAACAGCGTGAACACTATTGAGTGAGGCGTTGTAGAATCCACGGTTGGTGATGACTTGAGAAgcaagagaggagaagagagagtCGCGGTTTTGGCCATAGCTACTGTTGGCGAGAAAGGTGTCACCTACGCAGAGGAAGCCGGCTTTAACTCCGTTGAGAGTTTGAAAAAGAAGGGAAATAGAGAGGAAAATAGTAGCAATGTCTTTCATTATAATTGTTACGGAATGGAGATTAGGGCTATGTTAATTGTTATATttgctttaaaaatatataggtgAATGAGAAATTTGTTTCTGGTGGAGGATTCATCTACTAGCCTGTCATCCTCATGTTCACATATAGAGAGTCTTCGTCAAGGCGGTCAACGTACCATCCGAGTTGAAATATTAATTCGTTATTATCCTTTCAATACGGCAACTGTCTC
This genomic stretch from Raphanus sativus cultivar WK10039 chromosome 3, ASM80110v3, whole genome shotgun sequence harbors:
- the LOC108838006 gene encoding cysteine-rich receptor-like protein kinase 38, translated to MKDIATIFLSISLLFQTLNGVKAGFLCVGDTFLANSSYGQNRDSLFSSLASQVITNRGFYNASLNSVHAVALCRRGYERQACINCVEKAIRVIKTSCSDRMESFDWDNDDADQVSCLVRTTNYSTFGKLDLGPATRDISPLDIDSSTKNMTLFRQEWEETVNRTLEAATVNTSASVLKYYGVVNAEFVEFRNVFMMMQCTPDITSGECKRCLEECVKYFRDMFWGKQGGTICRPSCLFRWDLYPFYGAFDNITRVPAPPRPFIPEAQAISVTSLKGKIIAIVVVPSVLHLFVLLGLIRAYRQLKKSKDETSVCAEEDCISDSQFMLRFDLSMVLLATGDFSPENKIGQGGFGSVYKGILPSGQEIAVKRLTRGSEQGEVEFRNEVLLLTRLQHRNLVKLLGFCSEGEEDILIYEHVSNSSLDHFIFDEEKRVLLTWNVRYRIIEGVARGLLYLHEDSQLRIIHRDLKASNILLDAEMNPKVSDFGMARLFNMDQTKGVTRRRVGTLGYMAPEYVKNGRFSAKTDVYSFGVVLLEMITGQSNKNYFESLGLPAYAWKCWVAGEAASIIDPVLSRTPTNEILRFIHIGLLCVQENVTKRPTMSLVIQWLGSDTIVIPLPTIAAFTTTELHKTDAMNQAKGEVGTLSLNKLSVSELSPR